Proteins from a genomic interval of Cucumis melo cultivar AY chromosome 7, USDA_Cmelo_AY_1.0, whole genome shotgun sequence:
- the LOC103494488 gene encoding F-box protein At5g07670-like, whose amino-acid sequence MRLHSLSSDSPISSPDSKPKSPISNLIDFTLLLSDELLLRVFSKLPDSQRNSNFLVCKRWLYLQGRLVRSLRVTDFEFLLSGRLVLRFPNLNQVDLVSGCWVSSRNSSILLSHGVLSMHIDPWFLLCSNVGDNVVLESVLIDRGLKVLATGCPNLRKLGLVGGSELGLLNVAKECELLQELELHKCSDCILQGIAAFENLQILKLVGSVDGFFTSLVTDIGLTIVARGCRRLVKLELSGCEGSFDGIKAIGQCCQMLEELTLCDHRMDDGWLAGLPYCENLKTLKIMSCQRIDANPGPDEYLSSCPALERLHLQNSQLRDKVSVRALFMTCGAAREILIRDCWGLDDDMFSFANNCWRVKLLLLEGCSLLTTEGLESVVLQWKELQSLEVISCKNIKDSCISPALSEVFSVLKNLKWRPDTKSLLSSSLIGTCMGKKGGRFF is encoded by the exons ATGCGACTCCATTCTTTGTCCAGTGATTCTCCCATTTCTTCCCCTGACTCTAAACCCAAATCCCCAATTTCTAATTTGATTGACTTCACTTTGTTGCTTTCAGACGAGCTTCTTCTTCGTGTTTTCTCCAAATTGCCTGATTCTCAAAGAAACTCCAACTTTCTTGTTTGCAAGCGTTGGCTTTACTTGCAGGGTCGTCTTGTACGGTCTCTTAGGGTTACGGATTTTGAATTTCTTCTCTCGGGTAGGTTGGTTTTGAGGTTTCCTAATCTTAATCAAGTGGATTTGGTATCTGGGTGTTGGGTTTCTTCTAGGAATTCGAGTATTTTGTTGAGTCATGGTGTTCTTTCGATGCATATTGATCCTTGGTTTTTGCTCTGTTCGAATGTTGGTGACAATGTTGTATTGGAAAGTGTGTTGATTGATAGAGGGTTGAAGGTTTTAGCCACTGGTTGTCCAAACTTGCGCAAATTGGGGCTTGTTGGTGGTAGTGAATTGGGGTTGTTGAATGTGGCTAAGGAATGTGAGCTTTTGCAAGAACTTGAACTGCATAAGTGCAGTGACTGCATTCTTCAAGGAATTGCTGCGTTTGAGAATCTTCAAATACTGAAGTTAGTTGGGAGTGTTGATGGGTTCTTTACCTCTTTGGTGACAGATATTGGGCTGACTATTGTAGCTCGAGGCTGTAGAAGATTAGTGAAGCTTGAGCTTAGTGGGTGTGAAGGGAGTTTTGATGGGATTAAAGCCATTGGGCAGTGTTGTCAAATGTTGGAGGAATTGACACTTTGTGATCATAGGATGGATGATGGCTGGCTGGCTGGGCTTCCATATTGCGAGAATTTGAAGACTTTGAAGATCATGTCGTGTCAGAGGATTGATGCAAATCCTGGTCCGGATGAGTATTTGAGCTCCTGTCCTGCTCTTGAGCGGCTGCATTTGCAAAATTCTCAATTGCGAGATAAAGTAAGTGTAAGGGCTTTATTTATGACTTGTGGGGCTGCAAGGGAGATTTTGATCCGGGACTGCTGGGGATTGGATGATGACATGTTCAGCTTTGCAAATAACTGCTG GAGGGTGAAGTTACTTTTGCTTGAAGGATGTTCGTTGTTAACGACTGAAGGATTGGAATCTGTAGTTCTCCAGTGGAAGGAGCTTCAAAGCCTCGAAGTCATATCGTGTAAGAATATAAAAGATAGCTGCATCTCTCCTGCTCTTTCTGAAGTCTTCTCAGTTCTTAAGAATTTGAAATGGAGGCCAGATACCAAATCACTTCTCTCGTCGAGTCTGATCGGGACTTGTATGGGAAAGAAAGGTGGGAGGTTTTTCTAG
- the LOC103494487 gene encoding NADPH-dependent aldo-keto reductase, chloroplastic-like — protein MRSNQVINLNCGVKLPIFGFGTFAYQIDTNAIESAVHMAIKMGYRHFDTATIYGSEGAVGKALNDEFLNYRTLGREDIFLTSKVWGSDHHDPVSALKRTLRNMGMEYLDMYLVHWPFKLKPWACYPVPKESDFEETLDLESTWKGMEKCLELGLCRCIGVSNFSTKKLDSLLQFATIPPAVNQVEMHPMWRQKKLREYCEEHKVHVSAYSPLGGPGNAWGSTAVIESPIIKSIALKHNATPAQVALQWGLLKGSSVIAKSFNEDRLRENFGALDLKLDDEDCLEIEKLEEKKILRGEYFVNDTTSPYKTIQDLWDGEI, from the exons atgaGATCAAATCAAGTGATCAATTTGAATTGTGGAGTAAAGCTTCCAATTTTTGGTTTTGGAACTTTTGCTTATCAAATTGACACTAATGCCATTGAATCAGCTGTTCATATGGCAATCAAA ATGGGTTATAGGCATTTTGATACAGCAACTATATATGGATCAGAAGGGGCTGTTGGCAAAGCTCTTAATGATGAATTTTTGAATTATAGAACTTTGGGGAGAGAAGACATTTTTCTTACCTCAAAAGTATGGGGAAGTGACCATCATGATCCTGTTTCAGCATTGAAAAGAACACTAAG GAACATGGGAATGGAATACTTGGATATGTATTTAGTGCATTGGCCATTCAAATTGAAGCCATGGGCATGTTATCCAGTTCCCAAGGAAAGTGATTTTGAGGAAACTTTGGATCTTGAAAGCACTTGGAAAGGAATGGAAAAATGCTTAGAATTGGGTTTGTGTAGATGCATTGGTGTAAGCAATTTCTCCACCAAAAAACTTGACTCTCTTTTACAATTTGCTACCATTCCTCCAGCTGTTAATCag GTGGAAATGCATCCAATGTGGAGGCAAAAAAAGCTAAGAGAGTATTGTGAAGAGCATAAAGTCCATGTGAGTGCATATTCACCGTTGGGTGGGCCAGGTAATGCATGGGGATCAACGGCTGTGATTGAAAGTCCAATCATCAAATCAATTGCTCTCAAACACAATGCAACTCCAGCTCag GTTGCTCTACAATGGGGACTGTTGAAAGGATCAAGTGTGATAGCGAAGAGCTTCAATGAAGATCGTCTTAGAGAAAATTTTGGAGCCCTTGATCTCAAGTTGGACGACGAAGATTGCTTGGAAATTGAAAAActagaagaaaaaaagattttGAGGGGAGAATATTTTGTAAATGACACAACAAGCCCGTACAAAACTATTCAAGATTTGTGGGATGGTGAAATTTGA
- the LOC127150410 gene encoding F-box protein At5g07670-like produces MHIDPWFLLCSKVVLESVLIDRGLKVLATGCPNLRKLGLVGGSELGLLNVAKESELLQKLELHKCSDCIFQGIAAFENVQILKLAGSVDRFFTSLVTDIGLTIVARGCRRLVKLELSGCEEGSFDGIKAIG; encoded by the coding sequence ATGCATATTGATCCTTGGTTTTTGCTCTGTTCGAAAGTTGTATTGGAAAGTGTGTTGATTGATAGAGGGTTGAAGGTTTTAGCCACTGGTTGTCCAAACTTGCGCAAATTGGGGCTTGTTGGTGGTAGTGAATTGGGGTTGTTGAATGTGGCTAAGGAAAGTGAGCTTTTGCAAAAACTTGAACTGCATAAGTGCAGTGACTGCATTTTCCAAGGAATTGCTGCGTTTGAGAATGTTCAAATACTGAAGTTAGCTGGGAGTGTTGATAGGTTCTTTACCTCTTTGGTGACAGATATTGGGCTGACTATTGTAGCTCGAGGCTGTAGAAGATTGGTGAAGCTTGAGCTTAGTGGGTGCGAAGAAGGGAGTTTTGATGGGATTAAAGCCATTGGGTAG